The Vigna unguiculata cultivar IT97K-499-35 chromosome 6, ASM411807v1, whole genome shotgun sequence genome contains a region encoding:
- the LOC114187747 gene encoding uncharacterized protein LOC114187747 codes for MEEEEAVPVEAEAENSGSSGAVSRARKLLFRRMLVGIKDGRFFLGSFYCIDKQGNIILQDAIEYRSTRQSSPSPMEQRCLGLILIPSSCRTSCHVDSSIHEQFSLLSLHPGPPRVS; via the coding sequence atggaggaagaagaagctGTTCCGGTCGAAGCAGAAGCAGAGAACTCCGGTAGCTCCGGTGCGGTGAGTCGGGCACGGAAGCTGCTGTTTCGGCGAATGCTAGTGGGTATCAAAGACGGAAGGTTCTTCTTGGGTTCCTTCTATTGCATTGACAAACAAGGCAACATCATTCTCCAAGACGCCATCGAGTATCGCAGCACGCGCCAATCCTCGCCTTCTCCCATGGAACAGAGGTGTCTCGGCCTTATTCTCATTCCCTCCTCCTGTCGCACCTCTTGTCACGTGGATTCCTCTATCCACGAACAATTCTCTCTCCTCTCGCTTCATCCAGGGCCACCGAGAGTTAGCTAG